The window AGAAGAATTAGATATCAATATTGAAAATTTTACTCCCGCTATAAGTAGTATAGATAATATAAAAATTAGTGGAGTTCTCACAAGAAACGGTCAAGATAAAATTTTTGTCGATTTGCTTATCACAGGAACTTATAATGTTTATTCTAGTAGGACTATGAATATAATTTCTGTTCCTTTTGATATAGAAGAAAGAGAGGAATTTATTGATAAGTCATTTCTATATGGTGATGAAGATTATGATGTTAATGTTATGGATAGATTTATTGATATAAGTCATCTTGTTACTGAACTAATAATTTTGAACGCCCCGCTAAATTATTATTTAGAAAATGAAGAAATAGAATATAGTAGTGGTAAAGATTGGAAATTAATATCTGATGATTATATTGAAGAAAAGAAAAAGGAAAATCCTTTTTCTGCTTTAAGTGATATGTTTAAAGAAAGCTAATTCTCAGAATTAAATTATATGGAGGAAGTTAACTATGGCAGTTCCTTTTAGAAGAACATCGAAAACAGCTAAAAGAAAAAGAAGAACACATAAAAAATTATCTTCACCAGCTATTACTTTAGATGCTCAAAGTGGTAACTATGTAATGGGTCATCGTATTGATAGAAAAACTGGTATGTATAAAGGTAAACAAGTTCTAGACGTAAAATAATTAGATATTACCTAAGCAACTCTTTTGAGTTGCTTTTTTTAATACTAAAACAAAAAATATGACTACAACTTAAAGTAAACTAAGTTCGCCTATAAATATATAAAATGAAGTTTGATAGTTTAGATATTTTCTAAGTCTATTGTTAATTTCCATTAAATTGTTTATTAATTTTTCTTACCTCAATGCTGATTTATATTTTTTGTTTTTCTCTGCTTTTATATCTTCATAACTTGGTTTATATATCCTAAATATTGTAAAATGCTGAAGTCTTAAAATTTCTGCTATTATTCTAGTGGAAATTCGTAATTTCTTAATAATTCTATATTCTTTCTATTATTTAATTTAATAATTTATAACTCACATTTATCTTTGTGTGTTTTTACCGTTATTAACATTTTTCACTAAGTTATTATGTTTTTGTAATGTTTGTCACGTTTTATTTTATGAGCTAAGAATTATAATAAGTATTTTTATATTTATACAAGAAAAAATATTTTTTGTAATCTTTTTTAGTCAACGTATTTGCCAAAGAAGCATTAATTTTATACTAATTTTATTTTTATAGCGAATAAATTTTTTAAAATTTTTCTTACGAAAAAAATTCATTTATGCTATAATGATTATTTATAAGTTGGAGGTGATATTTTGATAGGAATTGGAACGCTAGTAAATACTTTAGCAATTATTACAGGAGGAGTATTAGGTTTATTTTTAAAAAATGGGATACCAGATAGAATAAAAAATTCTATACTAAAAATAATGGGACTGTCTGTTTTGTTAATGGGTCTTATTGGATTTTTAGAAAATATATTTTTTATTGATAATAGTATTATTAAATCAAAGAGTACAATGGTTATAACTATTGCGTTAGTGCTTGGTGTAATTGTTGGAGAAGTAATTGATATAGAAAAATATTTTGAAAAGTTTGGTTTTTATTTAAAATCAAAAGTAAGTAGTAAGGGCGATAATAATTTTGTTGAAGGATTTGTAACAACTTCTTTAATATTTTGTATAGGAGCTATGGGGATTTTAGGTTCTATTGCTGATGGAATAAATCATGACCCGAGTATTCTTTACAATAAAGCAATGCTCGATGGTATTACTTCTATGATTTTTGCATCTATGTTAGGTTTTGGTGTAATATTTTCTGCTCTTGCAGTTTTCTGCTATCAAGGGACAATAACATTATTATCATTTTTTATTGCCGACTATTTCACACAAGATATTATGGTTGGAATTTCAACTCTAGGTTCTATAATGATTTTTTGTTTGGGAAGTAATATGCTCTTTAAAACTAATGTAAAAGTTGGAAATATGTTACCAGCCTTATTAGTTGCCATTTTGTTTAAAATTTTTCATTTATTTTAAAAAGTTTTATTTTGTTTGCTAAATTCAAAAATTATATTTTTTATTTTGAAATAGGTAGACAGAAATAGAACTTTTTATTATTAAAATATTAGAATTAGCATTTACTTATAGTTTATAGTATAATGGTATGGATATATTTATTAAGGAGTAATATTTATGTTTTTTGCAGTAGCTATTGACGGTCCTGCTGGTTCTGGTAAAAGTACAATAACAAAAAGAGTAGCCAAGGAATTAGCATTTAATTATGTTGACACAGGAGCCTTATACCGTTCATTAACCTATAATTTTTTAATTCAAGGTTTAAAAGAATTAAATGAAGAAAAAATTAAAAAAATTTTAGATAATACAAAAATAAAAGTTTACTTTGATGATTTTGTTCAGAAGCAAGAAATAAATGAACAAGATGTTACAGATAAAATTAGAACGTCAGAAGTATCTACTTACACATCATTATTTGCTAAAAGTAAGAATGTTAGAGATTTTCTTATAAATGTTCAAAGAGGTTTGGCTAATAGTTGTAATGTTATAATGGATGGCAGGGACATAGGATCGGTAGTCTTACCCAATGCCAATGTAAAAATCTATCTTACAGCTTCAGTAGAAGAAAGAGCTAATAGAAGATATAAGGAAATGCTAAAATCTGGTAATTGTAGCGATATAAGTATAGAAGAAATACAAAAACAAATTTCCCAGCGTGATTATCAAGATGAAAATCGTGATATAGCTCCCTTAATTATGGTAGAAGATGCAATAAAAATAGATACAACTGAATTTACCATAGATGAGGTAGTAGATAAAATAAAAAATATTATTTTAAAAAAATACGAGGTAACAAAGTGTATAAGTTTGTAAAATTTTCTCTAACTCTTTATTATAAAATTTTTTATAAAGTAGAAGTTGTCAATAAGGGAAAACTAGAAAATTCCAAAGGAATGGTAATATCTGGTAATCATTTAAGTAATCACGACCCCTTGCTATTTGTTCCCTTTTTTGAAAATAAAATTCGCTTTATTGCAAAAGAAGAATTATTTAGGGTACCCTTATTAAAAAACTTTCTACAATCTACAAATGCTATTCCTGTAAAAAGGGGAACTTTTGACAGAGCTTGTATAACAGAAGCAATATCAGCCTTAAAAAATGGAGATAATATTGGTATTTTTCCAGAAGGTACTCGCTCTTACGCAAAAGATTTAAAATTAGGCAAGGCTCATAATGGTGTATCTTTAATATCGACAAGAGCAGAAGCTAAAGTTTTAACTTTTGCTATTATCCCCGAGAAAAATTTTAGAATTTTTTCAAAGATTAAGATAGTAATTGGTGATGTGATAGATACAGCCGATTTAAAAAAACATGGCTATAAACATGACGACATAACTAATGAAATAATGAAATCAATTCAAAATATTATAGACAAGGAGAATCAAAAATGTACGAAAAAACTATAAAATTCAAACTAGAGAAAAAATTTTTTAATAAATACGATTATTTAGATAATAAATATATTTATGAATGGCTAACACTAGCAAGAAAATATTTTTTAAATAGTTTGGGAATAGATATTGATTCTTTAGGAAATTATGGTTTCTACTATACGGATATTGAAATAAGAATATACATAAAAAATAATATAAAATTACAAAATAAGGACTTATTTATCAAGACAACATTAGCTAAGCATAATGGTATAAAATCAATATTTAATTATGAAGCCTATATTGATGGTCAGTTGCTACTAACTGCATCTAGCACACATAATGTATTGCGTTCAGATAGTGATAGAGCTGTTAGAATGGATAGATATTTACCAAAATGGGACCAAATATTAAAAGATGTGGTAAATAATGAATTGTAATATTTTAAAAGTATCTTAAGAATAGTCATGCTATCTTTTAAGATACTTATATTTTGAATAAAGGAGAATAAAGTTTTGATATATTTGGATAATGCGTCTACTACAAAACCCTTTAAAGAAGTATTAGAAACATTTATAGAAGTCAATAAAAATTATTATGGTAACACTGCAAGTATAAATAGTTATGGCAAAACAAATGCTAAGCTATTAGAAGCTAGTAGAAATCAAATAGCAGATATTCTTAAAATAAAAAGTAACAATATTTATTTTACTTCTGGAGCAACAGAAAGTAATAATATAGCCATACTAGGTGTTGCTCTGCATAAAAAAGATTTTGGCAAACACATTATAACTTCTAAAATAGAACATCCGTCAGTATTAGAAACCTTTCGTTCTTTAGAAAATCAAGGTTTTAAATTAGATTATATAAAAATTCTTCCAAATGGAAAAATAGATTTAGAACATCTAAAAAAATTACTTAGTAAGGATACAGTTTTACTTAGCGTAATGCAGGTTAATAATGTTTTTGGAGCTATACAACCAATTTCAGAAATAATAGAAATTTTAAAAGATTATCCCAAAGTACATTTTCATGTAGACGGTGTACAAGGTGTGATTAAGGATAAAATTAATCTTGATGAAATAGACAGTTATTCAATTTCTGCCCATAAATTTCATGGTTTAAAAGGAATTGGTTTACTCTATATAAAATCTAGGAGAGCCATTCAAAATATTAATTTTGGTGGGGGTCAAGAAGATAATTTACGAAACGGTACAGTGAATTTACCTAGTATAGTCGCCATGGCTAAGGCTATGCGTCTGTATGCAGAACAAATAGAAACAATAAAAAATAATCATAAAAATTTTAAAAAATATCTAGTAGAAGAATTATCAAAACTAGAATATGTCGAGATAAATTCTCCCTTAGCTGATACTTATGTTGATTCGATAGTAAATATAAGTCTACCAAAAATAAAAGGCGAAGCTATAATCAATGCTTTAAATGATGAGGGAATAATGATTTCGACAACCAGTGCTTGCTCATCTAAAAAATTTAATGTAAATGAAGCTTTAAATGCCCGTGGATTAGATGAAGATAATATCAAGGGAAGTATCAGAATAAGTTTTTCATATTTTACAAATATGCAAGAAATAGAAAAATTTGTTGAATTATTTAAAGAAAAATATAAGCAATTTAAAGAGGTAATAGAAAGTGGAATATAGTCATATTATAGTTAGGTATGGAGAATTAACTCTAAAATCAGGAAATAGAAATGAATTTTTAAAAAAACTAACAAAAAATATAAAATTAAATTTTAAAGAATTTAAGGGTTATCATATTCAGACAAAAAGAGATAGAATGTATATTCACTTAGATAATAATGAATATTTATCTGGAATGTTAGCTGTATTTAAAAAAATACCAGGTATTCACACATTTTCTCCTGTTATTAAATCACCTTTAGAAATAGATGAAGCCGAGAAAAAAATAGATATATTATTACAAAGTAAACTTGATAAAGAATATAAGTTTAAAATACAAACAAAACGTCCGAATAAAAATTTTCATAAGAATACAAATGAACTAAATAATATTTTTGGTAGCCATGTTTTAACAAATTATAGTAATTTAAAAGTAGATGTAAAAAATCCTGATTTTGTAATAAATGTCGAAGTAAGAAGTGAGGGTATATTTATTTTTACAGATTTTCTAAAAGGCTTGGGTGGTTTTCCTGCGAATACATCTTCTAAAGCTTTGTTGTTATTATCTGGAGGGATAGATTCCCCAGTTGCAGCCCACATGTTACAGGTTAAGGGAGTAGAAGTAGATATGATTCATTTTCAATCACCACCATTTACGTCTAATGAAGCCCTTGAAAAAATATTTAGTTTATCAAAAAAACTTAGTCAAACGGTAGGTACGGTAAAAGTACATGTAGTTAATTTTACAAAACTTCAAACTGAAATAGTAAAAAGAATACCCTCGAATTACACTATGACTTCTACAAGACGTTTTATGCTTAGAATATCAGAACTAATTGCAAAAAAAGAAGGGTGCTTAGCTCTTGCCACAGGAGAGTCTTTAGGACAAGTGGCTAGTCAAACATTAGAATCTATGAATTGTATTAACAGTGTAACTAATTTACCTGTACTAAGACCCCTACTTACAATGGACAAAATTGATATTATTAAGATAGCTACTGATATAGAAACTTATGAAATTTCTAATTTGCCTTTTGAAGATTGCTGTACAATATTTACACCTAAATCACCAAAAACAAAACCAAAATTAGAAAAAATCGAAGAATATGAAAGTCGAGATGATTATTCAGACTTAATAGACTTAACACTTGAAAGTGTGAAAACATATTTAGTGAATAAAAGTTCGGTTACTTTATTTGAAGATGAACAAGAAGTAATTGATAGGGAAAAAGAAAAATTTTCAAACTTATTATAAAGTAGAAAGAGAGAAAATTATGGAAAAAATAATAGTAATAGGAGCAGGTTTAGCTGGAAGTGAAGCAGCTTGGCAAATAGCAGAAAGAGGTATTAAGGTTGAACTTTATGAAATGCGATCTAAAAAAATGACACCAGCCCACAAAACAAATAATTTTGCAGAATTAGTATGTTCTAATTCTCTTAGGGCAAATGGACTGACAAACGGAGTAGGATTATTAAAAGAAGAAATGCGTCGCATAAATTCATTAATTATTTCTTGTGCCGATGCTACACAAGTTCCAGCTGGAGGTGCTTTAGCAGTAGATAGGAAAAAATTTTCTGAAATGATAACAGAGAAAATAAAAAATCATTCTAACATCACAGTAATAGAAAAAGAAATTACTGAAATACCTAAGACAGACACTCCAGTAATTATAGCAACTGGTCCTTTAACATCCGATGCTTTAGCAGAAGAAATAAAAAAATATACAAAACAAACAGGACTTTATTTTTATGATGCGGCGGCACCTATTGTAGAAAAAGATTCGATAGATATGAATAAAGTTTACTTGAAATCTCGTTATGATAAAGGAGAGGCAGCCTATCTTAACTGCCCCATGACAAAAGAAGAATTTGAAGTATTTTATAATGAATTAATCAAGGCAGAAGTAGCCCCTTTAAAAGAATTTGAAAAAGAAATATATTTTGAAGGCTGTATGCCTTTTGAAGAAATGGCAAAGCGTGGAGAAAAAACTTTATTATTTGGACCTATGAAACCGGTAGGGTTAGAAGACCCAACTGGCAAAAGACCCTATGCAGTAGTTCAACTTCGTCAAGATAATTCTGAAGGAACACTTTATAATATAGTGGGTTTTCAAACTCATTTAAAATGGGGAGAACAAAAAAGAATAATAAATCTTATTCCAGGTTTAGAAAATGCAAATATTGTTCGTTATGGTGTTATGCACAGAAATACTTATTTAAACTCGCCAACACTTTTAAAAAGAACTTATCAATTAAGAGGGCAAGAAAATATTTATTTTGCAGGGCAAATGACAGGAGTAGAAGGTTATGTTGAAAGTGCCGCATCTGGTATTGTAGCAGCATTGAATGCCGTTAATAATTCTAAAGGTAAAGAAATAATTTTTCCAACTGAAACAATGATTGGAGCAATGGCAAATTATATCGTTGATAATACGAGTAAAAATTTTCAACCCATTAATGCAAATTTCGGAATAATAAAACCTTTAGAAGAAAGAATAAAGGATAAAAAAGAAAAATATTCTAAGTATGCAGAACGTTCATTAGAAATTTTAAGTAAATTTTTAGAAAATATAGAATAAATATTTTAAAAATTATTTACATTTTATATAAATAACTGTATAATCTTAGGGGAGTAAATTAATTATAGGAGGAGAAAATGGCAAGTCTATTACAAAAAACTAGAAAAATAAGTGCTATTTTGCAAGAAGGAAGACATTCAAAAGTTG of the Gemella sp. zg-570 genome contains:
- a CDS encoding DUF177 domain-containing protein, which produces MKWLRSSLFKDNSDKFIFEEELDINIENFTPAISSIDNIKISGVLTRNGQDKIFVDLLITGTYNVYSSRTMNIISVPFDIEEREEFIDKSFLYGDEDYDVNVMDRFIDISHLVTELIILNAPLNYYLENEEIEYSSGKDWKLISDDYIEEKKKENPFSALSDMFKES
- the rpmF gene encoding 50S ribosomal protein L32, producing the protein MAVPFRRTSKTAKRKRRTHKKLSSPAITLDAQSGNYVMGHRIDRKTGMYKGKQVLDVK
- a CDS encoding DUF554 domain-containing protein, whose amino-acid sequence is MIGIGTLVNTLAIITGGVLGLFLKNGIPDRIKNSILKIMGLSVLLMGLIGFLENIFFIDNSIIKSKSTMVITIALVLGVIVGEVIDIEKYFEKFGFYLKSKVSSKGDNNFVEGFVTTSLIFCIGAMGILGSIADGINHDPSILYNKAMLDGITSMIFASMLGFGVIFSALAVFCYQGTITLLSFFIADYFTQDIMVGISTLGSIMIFCLGSNMLFKTNVKVGNMLPALLVAILFKIFHLF
- the cmk gene encoding (d)CMP kinase — translated: MFFAVAIDGPAGSGKSTITKRVAKELAFNYVDTGALYRSLTYNFLIQGLKELNEEKIKKILDNTKIKVYFDDFVQKQEINEQDVTDKIRTSEVSTYTSLFAKSKNVRDFLINVQRGLANSCNVIMDGRDIGSVVLPNANVKIYLTASVEERANRRYKEMLKSGNCSDISIEEIQKQISQRDYQDENRDIAPLIMVEDAIKIDTTEFTIDEVVDKIKNIILKKYEVTKCISL
- a CDS encoding lysophospholipid acyltransferase family protein — translated: MYKFVKFSLTLYYKIFYKVEVVNKGKLENSKGMVISGNHLSNHDPLLFVPFFENKIRFIAKEELFRVPLLKNFLQSTNAIPVKRGTFDRACITEAISALKNGDNIGIFPEGTRSYAKDLKLGKAHNGVSLISTRAEAKVLTFAIIPEKNFRIFSKIKIVIGDVIDTADLKKHGYKHDDITNEIMKSIQNIIDKENQKCTKKL
- a CDS encoding cysteine desulfurase family protein, which translates into the protein MIYLDNASTTKPFKEVLETFIEVNKNYYGNTASINSYGKTNAKLLEASRNQIADILKIKSNNIYFTSGATESNNIAILGVALHKKDFGKHIITSKIEHPSVLETFRSLENQGFKLDYIKILPNGKIDLEHLKKLLSKDTVLLSVMQVNNVFGAIQPISEIIEILKDYPKVHFHVDGVQGVIKDKINLDEIDSYSISAHKFHGLKGIGLLYIKSRRAIQNINFGGGQEDNLRNGTVNLPSIVAMAKAMRLYAEQIETIKNNHKNFKKYLVEELSKLEYVEINSPLADTYVDSIVNISLPKIKGEAIINALNDEGIMISTTSACSSKKFNVNEALNARGLDEDNIKGSIRISFSYFTNMQEIEKFVELFKEKYKQFKEVIESGI
- the thiI gene encoding tRNA uracil 4-sulfurtransferase ThiI; its protein translation is MEYSHIIVRYGELTLKSGNRNEFLKKLTKNIKLNFKEFKGYHIQTKRDRMYIHLDNNEYLSGMLAVFKKIPGIHTFSPVIKSPLEIDEAEKKIDILLQSKLDKEYKFKIQTKRPNKNFHKNTNELNNIFGSHVLTNYSNLKVDVKNPDFVINVEVRSEGIFIFTDFLKGLGGFPANTSSKALLLLSGGIDSPVAAHMLQVKGVEVDMIHFQSPPFTSNEALEKIFSLSKKLSQTVGTVKVHVVNFTKLQTEIVKRIPSNYTMTSTRRFMLRISELIAKKEGCLALATGESLGQVASQTLESMNCINSVTNLPVLRPLLTMDKIDIIKIATDIETYEISNLPFEDCCTIFTPKSPKTKPKLEKIEEYESRDDYSDLIDLTLESVKTYLVNKSSVTLFEDEQEVIDREKEKFSNLL
- the trmFO gene encoding FADH(2)-oxidizing methylenetetrahydrofolate--tRNA-(uracil(54)-C(5))-methyltransferase TrmFO, which encodes MMEKIIVIGAGLAGSEAAWQIAERGIKVELYEMRSKKMTPAHKTNNFAELVCSNSLRANGLTNGVGLLKEEMRRINSLIISCADATQVPAGGALAVDRKKFSEMITEKIKNHSNITVIEKEITEIPKTDTPVIIATGPLTSDALAEEIKKYTKQTGLYFYDAAAPIVEKDSIDMNKVYLKSRYDKGEAAYLNCPMTKEEFEVFYNELIKAEVAPLKEFEKEIYFEGCMPFEEMAKRGEKTLLFGPMKPVGLEDPTGKRPYAVVQLRQDNSEGTLYNIVGFQTHLKWGEQKRIINLIPGLENANIVRYGVMHRNTYLNSPTLLKRTYQLRGQENIYFAGQMTGVEGYVESAASGIVAALNAVNNSKGKEIIFPTETMIGAMANYIVDNTSKNFQPINANFGIIKPLEERIKDKKEKYSKYAERSLEILSKFLENIE